Within Astyanax mexicanus isolate ESR-SI-001 chromosome 2, AstMex3_surface, whole genome shotgun sequence, the genomic segment TTCCGGATCAGGACTGCTGAGTGTTGTGAACTCAGCATATCTGAAGTCATTACAATCAATATGCTGCCTTAGTTTAATCCTGAGTACAGACAGCTGCCAGATTCACATCAAATTATTTTATTCCAATCATATCACTTTAACTTGTTTTTCTATACCATATCAAGGTAATTATGTAATgtcatatttaaagcagcagccCACAATATTTTgccttttaaattaaaagcattgGTATTCCTGATTGCGGATAAAATATTCGAATCAAAggtaaactgaagcgctttactcacctaaaaaaaaaaagaaatctgtgtaggttaacatccagtgcttttttgacttgaattttttttttaagaattacagttttgttttcgtAGACatttcccccagcttccccattagacgttttgttttgtttgtttgtttcggTTTTGTGCCATTTCAGCAACATgctggctattttatggcatcaacaatgttcataacttgagcatcacagactttaatcagtgtcttcatatgaaggacttccagaaaattacgtattttagctggtggaattttttcaaacagttctttcacatttgtaaccctataaaagttatttctggtggttaaaagtgcagggcagtctactaaaATCAACAAGGGCAACACCTTACTATTTTCGCCTAAATTGCACCTTATAGTTAAGTCTTAAGTCTGCACTTTTACCCAATTTATCTATATGTTTCAATTAAACAACAAGagaaaaataacttattttaaatgACTTCATGATTCCATAGTTAACAATAACTGTGACTTCTAAGAACTAAAGTATAATCTGTCATACGTTCTTTGTGTCAATATTTACAGTAGTGTTATGTTTCCTAAGTATTTTACAAACTGGATTTATAATATTGCACACTAAAAGACCAAAGTGCTGAGTTAAGACGTGATAAGTGCATTCCATCCTATagtaaaatctgttttctgtaTTGGACCAGTGAATATGAGAGCTGTGTGTGgttgaagctgtgtgtgtgtgtgtgtgtgtgtgtgtgtgtgtgtatctcactGGTAGCACAGGTAGTGAATGATACGATTTGGCAGGTTTAGTTTGGTCACAGTCTGCAGTGCTCTGGTGCCCAGTACTGTCCTCAGTCCAATTCGGCTCAACTGCTGCAGAGAAAGAGGAGTACCTgtggaaatacacacacacacacacacacacacacaaaagctggATATTATGGTATGTTTAAAAAGCTGTTAATTATGTAGTTACACATTGTACTCCTTATTATTTATGCTCGGTCACTTGGTATCCAGCACGCTCggatgaaagcgcagcgacaaCAGCTCCATTACAACAGCTAACAGACCTGTTCTGACCACTATTAAAATGGGATAGATGTGGGCAGGGAGCTCCATCTAGAAcctaccacccagagagagcaatggcAATTGTGCTCTTtgggactctggctgctgatgcataCAACATGATCCAAGATTCAAAACTGCCATGCACTGAAATTTCATTATTTAACTATATACCTTAGTTAATGACAGGGCCAGTCATAGTCTTTAGCTATAATTTCTTAAGGTCCTTACATATAATTAGTATATAAACTTTGTTTTCAACTCCATTTAAGATTATCCACTAACACATTATCATTTACAAAAAgcatgaaataaaatgtaaaaatgcatcatgcaaaagttttttttttttatatatataaccatAAGTGgttcttaagtgcagtcgcaaccTTGGAGATCTCTGAATCAACAGGCACAGCTGTAGAGCTAAGCAGCGCTTAAGAGTCCTCAAAACATCTTCAGTATCACTTGTATCTTGATACATGGCAACCGAACACAGAAACAAAACTAACACTAGATAAAAAAGACCTTGAAGAAGCTGTTTTGGCCGGGCGGAAATGGCAAGCTGTAGATAAAGGCCGATCTGAAATCGGGATAGTTTAGGTCACAGGCTGGGGACTCGTCCATTACAGTCCGTTGTCTGTTTATGTTGTACAATTCAATTAGCAGTTTCTAAATAAAACTGTCACGTGTTTAGACAGGTTAAAAACAGCATTATCGGAAACACACCGTCCCATCGGGGCAGTTTACATTCCTTAATGGAGCGCTGGCATGTGGGGCTGAGATATTGCTGCCACAGTGCCTCATGGGACAGACCTGCAAAACATTCCAGGAGTAGTTCTTCCACACTGGAATCTGTGCAGAAGATCTGATCTCCATCCTCATCCTGTTTACTACTGCTTCCATCCAAAACCTTAAACAGCACCAAGGCTAAAGGCCTTCATCCATTAGAAGCTGGCACAAAGAGCATGCATTCACTTAAGCTCCTAGCAGCAGCCCAGAAACAACCTGATACGTTTGTAGAAGTGCAGTCAGAATGACCTGAGAGGCTGTTTTATGGGACGCTGCGACAGTATCAtctacatttatggcatttggaAGAAACTCTTATGAAAAGGGACTGACGGATTAATGATGTTAGGAGTTAGGAGAATGTAGTACTATGAGCCAGTACTATTAAGCCAAGAACAATtgttttatcagctccactgagcgtATAGGAACACTTTGAAGTATGcttagaaacagatacaggactacagtcattatgtaattattataaaactacaatgtcCACCTTCCAGCCTGTTCTTCATTGGTCAGGAACCCACCAGCCCACAAGATAGACcagcacagagcagctattatatgggtggtgggtcattattttcagcactgcagtggcaCTGATTAGCATGCTGGTGGTGTTGAATGAGGTGTTAGTGTCTGCTGGTTCAagaggatcagacacagcagtgctgctggaggttttaaacacctcattgtcccTACTGGACTGGGattagtccaccaaccagaaatatccagccaaaagCGTCCTGAGGGCAGGGTCCTGCGGGCAGCGTCCTGTGCCCGCTGATAAAGTACTAGAAGATGGCCAGTACAAACTGTGCCGCAACAGATGACCTGTCTCTCTGACTTTACACCTACAAGAGGAAGCAGCTAAGAGGGAgtctctaataaagtggacagtgtgtGAAcacaagtgtttaaaaactccagcagcactgctgtgtttatttatttaaacacatttttttttcaaaatgcttTGAGCCATTTACACCAGGTTATTTCATGTGACAAATGtgtggattgtatcctgataagattttagtcacatgcatttacacttggtaatGAAATTTGTGTCTCCTACTAGTCAGGGTGAAAATTTCTGTGTGGGTTGGAATATGCAAATTAGCTTGAAATACCCATAGTGTTGTAGTTGTAGGGTGGGTTTAGAAATTcattgaaaacatttttttagcatCTTGAgtgcatctatatatatatatatatttatttatttatttatttttacttaatattttttctcaatatatattgttttactttttcctcagtattttattttatagcacttatacaataaaatataaatggtATAAATAATCAGCACACAGATGACTTGATTTGACTATAAGGTTAAGAGTCTGAAAGAGCAAGAAATGGAAACAGCCATTTGGAAAGTAGGTCAAGTGCGCCACTTAGTGGTCGTTTTGAAAATTTTCATAGTAAAAGTGTTCCAGTAATTTCAACACTGATCTTTTTTGAACATCCATTATCTTTTGCTATTTTGGCATAATAATGAGTATTATGGTGTCAAAACTTTATATAAATACCAGCAATAATAAAGAAATGAtaataattaacattatataataatcacaacatttATAAACTATCTAGGTAAAAGTATTAGGATGCTACTTGTTTCTTCTAATATAAGgattattaaaaaagagtttatcttgcttttgttggagttacaTCTCTTCTATCCAGGGAACACATTCTTCTACATGTTGGAGAATTGctgggaggatttgattgcattctgcaaCATATGCATTAGTGGCACTGCATGTTATAGTCTACTCACTCTCATAAAGCTGCAGACAGTGAGCAGACGGCGTGTCAGGTCTGGTGTAGTCACCCGGCTTTTTCTCGTGCTTGTCTCTGACGTACACGTTTGCGCCGAATTCCACCAGCAGGTTGATCATTTCCAAGCTGTTGGCTTTGGCTGCGTGGTGCAGTGCTGTCTCGTGCAGACGGGCTGCGTTTACTTTAGCTCCTTGCACAGACACatttagaaaaacacacaaatattttcaaatattcCACACATTTCTCTGAATAGATATTTTTGCACAATGAAGGCACTGCTTTCCTCAGACCATTAAAGCTATACATTAATGTCTTTCTGCTCAGAACTTTGGTTCCAGAAGATTTTCGTTGCATCTTTACCTGCGTTGAGTAACACCTTCACACACTCCAGGTGTTTGTGAGCGCAGGCTACATGTAGTGGAGTCCCATTGTACAGATCATAGGCTTCTAGACTGGCTCCTTTAGATATCATTAGCTTTACACACTCAGAACTGCCTGtacagtacacacaaacacagacactaatAGGTGCACATACAGATGAAACACAATCACTACACAGTATCACTATACACTAGTCACTTTCATACTAGCTGTGCActaagggtgggcaatattacACAATTATGTAGTGTAAAGATATGAAACACCACAGTACTGAATGTGTACATTTAGTCAATTTTTCTGTTTGAAATCATggttttaaaatgtcatttaaaagttgtatattttaaatgattttgtttgttttactgtagCAATGTCCCAACATTAAATGAgttaaataagaataataaaataatgaacagATATTTAGTTAGACGTTATGATGTTAGAAGTTAATAGCAGTTCATAATAGTAGTTAATAATAGTAGGTAATAGTAGTTGTTGTTAAAAGGTTCTCTATAATGGATTTTTTATGTCTTTTGTGTAATACATGCCGATGTTCAATTAATACAATACTGCATTgtacattttttgcatttttttttctcatttcagctTAAATGCCAGTAGCAATACCTCCTTCGTActaatatttaatactttttgtCCTAGTAATATTATCAGTTGTAAAGATCTATAAAGCAATTCTGACTTATTATATCACCAATACAACATCAATAGCTTCTAGGTTTGTACTTAATattttgagggaaaaaaaaggaatttaatgtaaataaaaaataaaaataaaaaaagaattacagcttgtattacttgtggtatttaagGCTAAACATTAAGCCATATTACTGCTCCTGTGTAGTACATATAGAACAAGGGATTTTTGTATGTAGAGTGTATGTATAGCTCCACTCTCTCACCGCCCATGCAGGCCTCGTGTAGTGGCGAGGTGGTGCGAGAAGTGAGGGCAGGGTTGACCTTTGCACCGTAGTCCAGCAGCAGCTGCACACACTCGAAGTTACCGACAGAACACGCCTCACACAGAGGAGTGCTGCCGTCCACGTTCCTCGCGTCCACCTGAAGTCCAGCCAGAAGAAACAATCCTAACTCGTCACTCAAgttagtatgtaagctagctctctgctaaccttagttctctcctctgtaaccttagctaactcactgctaaagttactatgttagctagttcaccgctaatgttagctagctctccgctccTGGGATTAGATGCTGACGATATACGTTTCCCCACCAGCATTAAACGCACCGTCTGAAAACTTaacacctacagcaaatttactgtcattttaagacaatttaagaccttaattacccagattttaatttaagtcattttaagatatttttaagGCTTGCCCATTTTTCTGCTTCCAACATTTTAAGGGCTGTTGGtgcacttgctgcctaatatctCCACCCCttgaaattacaataaaatgttagTGGTATAATGTTATAGGTTATCATTACAAATTATGCCCTAACTATGTCCCATGATAGATAAGCCCTGCCAGAGTTGCCTGTCTGTTATCATGAACAATTCTAGCCTGATGCTTCCGGTCAAGATCATCATGGTATTCCCAAGTGGAGGTAACACTTAATAATCAAATTACATGTTGCAATCCCATGGCTTTTGTCATTTTGTATACAATACTGTAACAATACTTTATCCGAAGCAGTCTTGAAACACCAAGTTATAAAAAAGACAGGTATTAAAATGATAAATCTTCTCGTAGTAAATATAAAACATGACTCTAACCTGTGCTCCAGCATCCAGCAGCAGCCTCACACACTGCGTCTGTCCCCGAACAGCGGCCTCGTGGAGTGGAGTGATGGAGTCTACAGCTACAATATTGACTGAAGCTCCGCTCTGGATTAGACTCTGCAGCTGGCTCACCTGTCCATGATAAGCAGCCTTATGTACTTCTGTCCTCTCCGACCAgaaacctaacacacacacacacacacacacacacacacaaatacaaatacaaagaaCAGTTTATTTCTAGTATGTACAATTCACTATAGACAAGAtcccaaactaaaaaaaaattgttatgtTCACAATAAAagcacattgctcaaatccgattttttactcagatcagatttgctgaattttgacggttcacattcacaaacctaagtgagctgtatctgtgagtacgaatgtgaacgaatctgtccctgaaacgctgcctcacatgtgcacattgatgCGTGTATATACATGGCCTTCTTCACCAAAAAAACGCCATATTTGAGAGGCTCATAGCTTTACAAGGTGAAATTGATGCACtggcagctcatatgtggagcatcttttgctggagtggagaataaAAAGCTGGTCTGAAGTTATACTTaagttgaggaggtgaaaaaggtcaggcggttttcttttgctgttttttcagcTATAGATGCActgctgcaccaagagatgtgtgggtacgagagagaagcacgtagcacatgCGTAAGAGCAAAAAGATGCATAAATTCTTATTTAACTGTTCACAtacatgtcgcatgtccatggatcggatacatatccgatttaaaaccacatatgaaagtgacctCGAAAAattcagatttggcacgttcacaaagccataaaaaatcagatctaagccacattgagcaaaaaatcactgagtagaagttaGAActaggaccagtgagtttttttggctttctcggtcacatgacatcatgttcagtagctccttggTTTCCACTGGCTGTTTGGTTAACATGGATTGTAATTACCATGTGTGGCAATGGGCAAAAAACTCAGATGtgagtctggacaggactaaaattaccggaggaccacggaggtCAGcggaaaacagtagataattcagcctgtatttttttcagcggacgtctgagaaaaacaggtACATGGTTGTTCCGTGCGGGAATAAAatctataaaagaaaaaaattacaccaggaccccctgagaaactaatcccgtccagatagggctaaagagtaaaggacagagagtgaacacagtgtttaaaaactccagcatcactgctgctgtatctgatccacttatacaAGCACATCCCACACTAGCACCTCATAGACAACCACCATTTCACCATGTCAGTATCACTACAGTGctaagaataatgacccaccacccaaataataccagcTCTGAAAACATGAGTGTAGAAAcatggaggtggtcataatgttatgcctaATAGGTGTACAGCTGCGTGTTCTAAATGAGATCATATACAAAACCGTGATGTGACAGTATTATAAACTAAAGAACTGTACGTTTTAGAGCGTATATTATCTATTAACTTTGGCAGTAGGCCTGTACTGACAGCTGAATCTCATGCAGTGTGAGTAGATGAGCACATGCCGTCACAACACCGGCTTCTCTAACACTCATGGCGCTGCTGCAATAAATGTCCTGAATAAACGAGCTCCGTGCCCTCAGACTCACCGATATCACCGAAGAAATACGGCACTGCTGTTTCCACCTCCATCCTCCTACTTAAACTAATAAATACCGACTAAAACCAACCAAATTCTCTTTAAAACACCGCTACACTGAATACTGTAGCTATAAACATGCCGTGTTTACAAATGCGGCAAGCGTACCACGTGGTCGCTCCTGCTTCAGCTCCGACCCGACAAggcattatgggagttgtagtgcaGTCATATCAGAGCCGGTGTGTAAAAAGCCTGCCCATTTTATACACTGCCCGGGCAAAAAAAacgtcacacactctaatatttggttggaccgcctttagcttcgATTTCAGCACATTCATTGTTTCTCTGATTGTacaaaattgaaaaactctggaatataatcaagatggatgattacaagccatcaaaccaaatctatccaaaagcagtgtgtaagactggtggaggataacttgccaaaatgcatgaaaactgtgattcaaaaccaatgtttcttctttaatcttcttcaATGTGACAAGATTTTTTTCAATCCACTGTTGCATtaaattttcaccaagatcttgcagcattgatgatggtagagactGACTGACCGCTGCGCAAAGTCTTCTCCAGTACAAACCCTGAAAATTCTCAGTGGGTTTAAGGTGATgcccaatccatgtgtgaaaatgatgatctctgaaccactctttcacaattccagcccgatgaatcctggcattgtcatcttggaatattctgGAGTTACAGCCAGATCAAGTTTAAAGGCTTATAAGTggaactgaaaagctttaaaatgatcTATGTGGTACTggaattttttattgttttgtgttaAGCAAAATAGTATTTCAAACATTGATCAAACATTGCTCAAATCCTCCATTTAAACCCATTCATTTGGGTTGTAATCCCTCAGGATCAGTTATGCTCCTCTCTAGAAGTTCTCTGATAACATTTATCTCACGGTCATGCCaagccaaaagaaaaaaaaactaatatttattttttattacatttatacattattaCAATCATAACATTCATGGCACCACATTATAAGACCTTAGCAGCTAAAAGTGCAAAAACAAAGTCCATGGACTCGTTTTCCTCTTTGCATTATTGTGTTCAGCtttaatacagtattataattCAGTTGTGCTGGACCATTGTTTATAACAGAGGTAACTGATTATGCGCTGTGAGATGTCCAGTTTGGTCACAACCTGCAGAGCTCTGATTCCCAGCATTGTCCTCAGTGCAATACGGCTCAgctgctgcagagagagaggaatatctgtagaaaacacacacaagagTTACAGATGCATGTAAATGCTTGGGTTACTTGGATTAATTAATGTGAATAGCTTTGAACAatctgggtttaaaaaaatatttttaaaacagaacaaagtcaccatgatttttttatatatatatatacatttatttttggatattaaacattaaaagttaagaagccTTTTTCTATTTCCTGCAAAGCCAAAAAAACCAGTAAACAGACAGTTTTATAATCAGGCAGTGCTCTCACTTTCAAAGTGCTGTAGACAGAGGTGAGCTGGAGAGCCAGGAGTGGTGTAGTCTATGGGTTTGCGACCCAGATTATCTGTGACGTAAATGTTTCCCCCAAACTCCACCAGAAGCTCAATGAGGTCCGTCCGGCACACTTTCGCAGCATGATGGAGAGCTGTCTCATGGAACTTTATGGCATTCACTCTGGCACCTTTAAACATAGTGCTTTTATTCTTTTCAGAAACATTATTGAGATCATTTCAAAGCAGGTAAGATTTTTAATGTATAATAGAGCATAAAATAGTCTGAATGTTCCTTATAAGATAGTACAATCAAATACTCACCTGCATTAAGGAGCAGCAGAGCACATTCCACATGTTCTTTAGCACAGGCTGCATGCAGCGGCGTCCCGAAGTAAATGTCAAACGCCTCCAGCTGTGCTCCCCTTGATAATATCAGCTTTACACACTCTGGATTACCTGCACCAAACATAGTGATTCTAATGAACGGAGatatccatatacagctctggaaaaaatcagaACTCAGGTAATGGTTTAGACGCAATTAAAAGTTAATTAAAGATTACAGCAAAGGGAAATTACTTGTAAATTGCACAGTATGGTTAATCATAATTAATATGACCAAATACATAAACTATTAAGGGTATTTTTAAAGAGTAGTGTGGCTTTCAGGTTTATTTTTAAGATAGATGATATGGCAAACGTGTGAtgttataatacaaaaaaacgtTTTCATGGTATTTTGTTTTCCTGAGGTTTATGAACAAATGGGAATAGACACACTTAAGAACAAATATAACATTGGTCTATCAAACAGTAAAAATTAGTAAACATTTAAAGGATGTCAGAATCATTTATTCTGTCAAAACAACTGCTAATGATTTATAGTCATAACATGCTATTATTGTTCTGCTATATCTTTTTATCCATCCAGTATTTAGATCAATAGATTATGTTTGCTCATAGATGAGTTGTACAGCTGGACTATGATCACACACACTGGGTTTGTAATACTGCTTCTGATTGGTCTTACCTCGGATGCAGGCCTCGTGGAGTGGGGAGGCAGTGAGGGCAGTGAGGGTGGGGTTGACTGAAGCACCATGATCCAGAAGCagcctcacacactccacactgcctGCTGCACATGCATAGCACAGAGGGGTGCTACCATGGATATTCCTCACATCAACCTTAAAAGCATGACAGGTGGAGTGAGGGGTCTGAAATCGTTTAGTTGGTAAATTTCAAAAGAACTGCTTGCTTCAGGTTCTTCCtataatgttttgtttaaaataaggTAAGGACTTTCACCTAGAACTTGGTAAGTTAATGCTTTCAAACATTAAATGTACTCTTCTTGAACCATTCCTTgatgtcctgacattttccttcagATATAtatcagaattcatggttccatcaatgcACTGACTTTGatcttgatataacacagtggatcaacaccagcagatgacatatttctccaaaccatcactggccATCAGtgaattttgcatttaatttggaaatcaagggacttgagtctggaggaaaagcggagagagacacagtccaaactgcttgaggtctagtgtgaagtttccaccaatcagtgatggtttggagagacatgtcatctgctggtgttgatccactgtgctttattatcaagtctaaagtcagtgcagttttgttttcccacaaaatcttacagcactttatgcttccctctgctactgacaacttttatggagatgcggatttcattttccggcAGGCCTTGGCACATttcctacactgccaaaagtacca encodes:
- the asb13a.1 gene encoding ankyrin repeat and SOCS box protein 13a.1; translation: MDLTAARQTFYGDIGFWADRTPVHEAASLGRVLQLRQLLDGGALVNTVTVDNITPLHDACIQAHPQCVRLLLNAGAQVDVRNIHGSTPLCYACAAGSVECVRLLLDHGASVNPTLTALTASPLHEACIRGNPECVKLILSRGAQLEAFDIYFGTPLHAACAKEHVECALLLLNAGARVNAIKFHETALHHAAKVCRTDLIELLVEFGGNIYVTDNLGRKPIDYTTPGSPAHLCLQHFENIPLSLQQLSRIALRTMLGIRALQVVTKLDISQRIISYLCYKQWSSTTEL
- the asb13a.2 gene encoding ankyrin repeat and SOCS box protein 13, with translation MEVETAVPYFFGDIGFWSERTEVHKAAYHGQVSQLQSLIQSGASVNIVAVDSITPLHEAAVRGQTQCVRLLLDAGAQVDARNVDGSTPLCEACSVGNFECVQLLLDYGAKVNPALTSRTTSPLHEACMGGSSECVKLMISKGASLEAYDLYNGTPLHVACAHKHLECVKVLLNAGAKVNAARLHETALHHAAKANSLEMINLLVEFGANVYVRDKHEKKPGDYTRPDTPSAHCLQLYESTPLSLQQLSRIGLRTVLGTRALQTVTKLNLPNRIIHYLCYQGLAGPEHG